AAAATATTAAGATGAAAAAATCTACATTTATTTTATTGACTGTACTGGTTTTGACAGGACAATCATTCTATTCCTGTAAAAAGGCATTACAACAGCCTCCTCTGGGTTCGGTATCTGAAGAACTCGTGGCTAATAAAAACGGTGTAAACTCCCTGCTGATTGGCGCTTACGCGGCGCTGTATGGTATGCAGGGAGCAAACCAGAGTTTAGGCGGCGGTGAAGCCTGGCAGGGTTCACCAAGCAACTGGGTCTTCGGATCAATTGCTGGTGGCGACGCCTCTAAAGGTAGTGACGGCTCTGATCAGCCCGCTATTGACCCTATTGCCAACTTTTATTCTGATGCAAACAATGCTTATTATAACGGAAAGTGGAAGGCACTGTATGAAGGTGTCTCCCGCACAAATAACGTACTGAAATTTTTAGCAAAGGCGACGGACATCACACCGGAGGAAGGAAAAGTTATTGCCGGACAGGCCAGGTTTTTAAGAGCTCACTTCTATTTTGAAATTAAGAAGTTCTGGAACAATGCGCCATGGATCGATGAAACCACCACCGATTTTAATCAACCAGTAAGTACTGAGCTATGGGCCAGAATTACCAGTGATTTCAAATTTGCTTACGAAAATCTTCCTGCAACACAGGGAGAAATAGGCAGAGTCAATAAATGGGCAGCCGGTGCTTACCTCGCAAAGTCTTATTTATACCAGAAGAAATATGCGGATGCTAAAGCGGTATTTGATGTGGTGATCCCGTCGGGCGTAACCAGCAGTGGTAAAAAGTACGATCTGAATGCTTCATTCGAGGATAATTTTATGCCTAGTAAGGAAAACAATCCGGAAGAAGTATTTACGATACAGATGGCAGCGAATGCAGATCCGTCCGGCCCGACAAGTGGTAATAACGGAGATATGCTGAATTTCCCTTATGGGGGCAGTCCATTTGGGTGCTGCGGATTCTTCCAGCCTTCTATTGATTTAGTAAACAGGTTCAGAACCAATGAAACAACGGGTCTTCCTTACCTTTCCAATTACAATGACTACGCGGTTAAAAACGACATGGGTGTTGGCGGAGGTACAGAATTTATTCCTGACCAGGGAACTTTAGACCCAAGAATTGACTGGACTGCTGGCAGAAGAGGTGTTCCTTATCTGGACTGGGGAAATTATCCGGGAGCAGCGTGGATCAGAGATCAGAGCTATGGTGGGCCTTATGGACCAAAGAAAAATATATACTGGCAAAAAACTGCGGCTACAGATGCGGATAAAACAACCTGGGCTCCGGGTTCAGCAATCAATTACCTGGTTATCCGCTTTGCTGATGTCTTGTTACAAGCTGCCGAGTGTGAAGCACAGGCGGGAAGCCTGGCTACTGCACAACAGTATGTAAACAGGGTAAGAGCCAGAGCTGCAAATAAAGAGGGCTGGGTTTATAAATATATAGATGATTCTAACCCGCTTGGAGGGTTCTCTGATGTTCCGGCTGCAAATTATAAGGTGAGTGAGTATCCTGCCGGTGATTTTGCCAGCCAGGGCCAGGCATATGCACTAAGCGCAATCTATTATGAACGTAAGATAGAACTGGCAATGGAAGGACACCGCTTTTTTGACCTGGTACGCTGGGGTATTGCAGAGAAAGAACTGAATGCTTATTTCAACTATCAGGGCAAGATAACTTCTGATGTAAGAAGGGGTAAATTCACGTCCGGAAGAAATGAGTATTACCCTATACCTCAACGTCAGATTGATCTGAGTATTCAGGGAGGTACAAAAATACTGACACAAAACCCCGGGTATAACTAGCCAGAAAATACATTCAGGAACTCCCTATCTTTAAGGGAGCTCCTGTTTAAAAAAGGAATAAACCTAATAAGCCTATGAAACCACTAACCGAGCGTTTTCTTTCCCTGGATGTATTCCGTGGCATGACTTTATGTTTCATGATCATTGTAAATTCTCCCGGAAGGGGCGCAATACCTTTTGGCATCCTTGAACATGCCGCCTGGCACGGGTTCACTCCTACTGACCTGGTTTTCCCTTCGTTTCTTTTCGCTGTAGGGAATGCAATGAGCTTTTCTATGAAAAGATTCAGCCAGATGGACAATTCCCAGGTGCTGCTGAAAATATTCAAACGTACTTTTCTCATTTTCCTTATCGGATTCCTGATCTACTGGTTTCCGTTTTTCAAACATGATAACCAGGGGCATATCATATTTGCAGATATAAGAAACACCCGTATTCTGGGTGTTTTACAAAGAATAGCGCTGTGTTTTGGAATTGCTTCGCTAATGATCCATTACCTATCAGGAAAAACAGTCATCTGGATGAGTGTGCTCTTTCTGGTGGGTTATTGGATTTTTTTATTAGTTTTTGGTGATCCTGGTGCCGAATTAACCATGACAGGGAATGCAGGGTATTACCTGGATAAATTCGTGATGGGAACTTCTCATTTGTATCATGGTGATTTTATGAATGGTAAACATGTTGCTTTTGACCCCGAGGGGATTTTAAGTACAATTCCATCCATCGTAAATGTGATTATCGGATACTTTGCCGGTAAATTTATCCAGGAAAAAGGGAAAGGATATGAAAGCATTGCCAAACTTTTTCTGCTGGGAAGTTTATTCGTCTTAATCGCAATATGCTGGAATGCTGTACTGCCTATTAACAAAAAGTTATGGACCAGTTCTTTCGTACTGGTCACCACCGGACTTGACCTGATGATTATTGGTGCCCTGCTTTATATTATTGAGGTTAAACAATCTACCAAATGGACAAAATTCTTCGTGGTTTTCGGGAAAAACCCGTTGTTCATTTATATTGTTTCAGACTTATTACTGATTATTATTGATTTACTTTTTCCACAATTCCATTTTAGTAAGTGGATAAATGTTAATTTCTTTCAGGTGATTGCACCGGGGCCGATAGGTTCCTTACTATTTGCAATTAGCTTTATGTTAGTATGTTGGCTGGTAGGTTATGTACTTGACAGACGCAAAATCTATATTAAAGTCTAAGCTATTAATTTTAACTCTAACAAGTTATCCACATAAAATGTGGATAACTTGTTTACAACGTGAATAACGTGTTATGGATTGGCTTAATGCCATGCTTTTCTGAGGAACCGCAGCCAGTTTCCCTGCATCAGGTTTTTAATATCCTCAGTTGTATATCCTCTTTTTGTTAAAAGTGCAGGTATCTTCTGTAAATCGGCAATGTTTTCCACATCATATGGACATTGTTCTGTTCCGAATGCACCATCCAGATCCGATCCGATACCTACGTGTAAGGTATTACCAGCGATCTGGCAGATATGATCTAAATGGTTCACCATAACTTCCAGGTTACAGTTCATACTTCTTGGTGTTGACTGTCCGCGAACCCAGTTTGGGACCATCATCCAGGCATCAAGTGCTAAGCCAATAACTGCGCCACGGGTAATTAGTGCTTTAATTTGCCCGTCGCTATATTGACGGTTGTGGTTAACTAAGGCTCTGCAATTGTTATGAGATGCACAGATATGTCCGTTAAAATGGTCCAGTGCTTCCCAGAAACTGTCATCGCACAAATGTGTGGCATCCAGAATGATGTTCAGACGTTCCATTTCTTTGAGCAGTTCATGACCTTTTGGACCCATAAA
The DNA window shown above is from Pedobacter cryoconitis and carries:
- a CDS encoding dipeptidase is translated as MFTIDAHLDLSMNALEWNRDLRLPIAAINEREKGLTDKPDRAKAVVSLPELRKGKIGLVVATQIARYVAPGNNLPGWHSPEQAWAQTQGQLAWYKAMEEAGEMVQINNLQTLEKHVQLWENDQPDEQKPIGYILSLEGADSIVTIQHLERAHANGLRAVGPAHYGPGRYAQGTDATGFMGPKGHELLKEMERLNIILDATHLCDDSFWEALDHFNGHICASHNNCRALVNHNRQYSDGQIKALITRGAVIGLALDAWMMVPNWVRGQSTPRSMNCNLEVMVNHLDHICQIAGNTLHVGIGSDLDGAFGTEQCPYDVENIADLQKIPALLTKRGYTTEDIKNLMQGNWLRFLRKAWH
- a CDS encoding RagB/SusD family nutrient uptake outer membrane protein; the encoded protein is MKKSTFILLTVLVLTGQSFYSCKKALQQPPLGSVSEELVANKNGVNSLLIGAYAALYGMQGANQSLGGGEAWQGSPSNWVFGSIAGGDASKGSDGSDQPAIDPIANFYSDANNAYYNGKWKALYEGVSRTNNVLKFLAKATDITPEEGKVIAGQARFLRAHFYFEIKKFWNNAPWIDETTTDFNQPVSTELWARITSDFKFAYENLPATQGEIGRVNKWAAGAYLAKSYLYQKKYADAKAVFDVVIPSGVTSSGKKYDLNASFEDNFMPSKENNPEEVFTIQMAANADPSGPTSGNNGDMLNFPYGGSPFGCCGFFQPSIDLVNRFRTNETTGLPYLSNYNDYAVKNDMGVGGGTEFIPDQGTLDPRIDWTAGRRGVPYLDWGNYPGAAWIRDQSYGGPYGPKKNIYWQKTAATDADKTTWAPGSAINYLVIRFADVLLQAAECEAQAGSLATAQQYVNRVRARAANKEGWVYKYIDDSNPLGGFSDVPAANYKVSEYPAGDFASQGQAYALSAIYYERKIELAMEGHRFFDLVRWGIAEKELNAYFNYQGKITSDVRRGKFTSGRNEYYPIPQRQIDLSIQGGTKILTQNPGYN
- a CDS encoding acyltransferase family protein; this encodes MKPLTERFLSLDVFRGMTLCFMIIVNSPGRGAIPFGILEHAAWHGFTPTDLVFPSFLFAVGNAMSFSMKRFSQMDNSQVLLKIFKRTFLIFLIGFLIYWFPFFKHDNQGHIIFADIRNTRILGVLQRIALCFGIASLMIHYLSGKTVIWMSVLFLVGYWIFLLVFGDPGAELTMTGNAGYYLDKFVMGTSHLYHGDFMNGKHVAFDPEGILSTIPSIVNVIIGYFAGKFIQEKGKGYESIAKLFLLGSLFVLIAICWNAVLPINKKLWTSSFVLVTTGLDLMIIGALLYIIEVKQSTKWTKFFVVFGKNPLFIYIVSDLLLIIIDLLFPQFHFSKWINVNFFQVIAPGPIGSLLFAISFMLVCWLVGYVLDRRKIYIKV